The Accipiter gentilis chromosome 9, bAccGen1.1, whole genome shotgun sequence genome includes a region encoding these proteins:
- the LOC126042950 gene encoding bone morphogenetic protein 2-like, translating into MAARRLGLRLRLGLRLRLGLAWLLSLPAASGLPLAPGPPLAPGPRDEVLAAALQRLREVFDIEELPPDVLPRRKPPQFMVDLFNRVADANGITRAPELLEGDVVRSFEDRVHVDQYHFYFDVSAMEKSEQMLKAEFRVFKLKRTHVSARSEVKHFCKVEVHELLESGSKPQKKNLIASRLLSLYTEGWEVFNVTQTVSKWVGNSKSNHGFLITTTHVFNNRIEHNLVKFAKSQGTLQDSRNALLVLFTNSNKRRSSSFVPPSTNMNPAKNDASRMPHETEIIESSSGSISRRPRAAAIPSAKSQVAACHRRELYVDFRAIGWSGWIIYPSGYNAFYCRGSCLFPLGESLNATNHATVQSIVHTLKLSQDVSTPCCVPDELKSLNLLYFDDKENVVLKNYKDMVATRCGCH; encoded by the exons ATGGCGGCCCGCCGGCtggggctgcggctgcggctggggctgcggctgcggctgggGCTGGCCTGGCTGCTGAGCCTGCCGGCGGCGAGCGGCCTGCCCCTGGCCCCCGGCCCGCCCCTGGCCCCCGGCCCGCGGGACGAGGTCCTGGCGGCGGCCTTGCAGCGGCTGCGGGAGGTCTTCGACATCGAGGAGCTGCCGCCCGACGTCCTGCCCCGCAGGAAGCCGCCCCAGTTCATGGTGGATCTCTTCAACAGGGTGGCCGACGCCAACGGCATCACCCGCGCCCCGGAGCTGCTGGAGGGCGACGTGGTGCGCAGCTTCGAGGACCGAG TTCACGTGGACCAGTACCACTTCTACTTCGACGTCAGCGCCATGGAGAAGAGCGAGCAGATGCTGAAAGCCGAGTTCAGGGTCTTCAAGCTGAAGAGGACCCATGTGTCTGCAAGGTCTGAGGTGAAACACTTTTGCAAA GTGGAAGTGCATGAGCTCTTGGAGAGTGGAAgtaagccacaaaaaaaaaatctcattgcaTCAAGATTATTGTCCCTGTACACAGAAGGCTGGGAAGTATTCAACGTCACACAGACA GTTTCCAAGTGGGTTGGAAACAGCAAGTCCAACCATGGCTTTTTGATAACTACAACACATGTATTCAACAATAGAATTGAGCACAACCTGGTTAAGTTTGCCAAGAGCCAGGGCACTTTGCAGGACAGTAGAAATGCTCTCCTTGTCCTCTTCACCAACAGTAACAAACGGAGGTCTTCCAGCTTTGTACCCCCTTCCACAA ATATGAACCCTGCCAAAAATGATGCTTCGCGCATGCCTCATGAAACTGAGATCATCGAAAGCAGCAGTGGAAGCATCAGCAGGAGACCTCGAGCTGCTGCAATCCCTTCTGCCAAAAGCCAGGTAGCAGCATGTCATCGAAGGGAACTCTATGTTGACTTCCGTGCTATTGGCTGGTCAGGGTGGATTATCTACCCAAGTGGATACAATGCATTTTATTGCAGAGGATCCTGTCTTTTCCCCTTGGGGGAAAGTTTAAATGCAACAAACCATGCTACAGTTCAGTCCATAGTCCATACACTTAAACTGTCTCAAGATGTCAGCACGCCCTGCTGTGTGCCAGATGAATTGAAGTCTCTCAATCTTCTCTACTTTGATGACAAAGAGAATGTGGTCCTTAAAAATTACAAAGACATGGTAGCAACCAGGTGTGGTTGTCATTAA